From a region of the Thermosipho melanesiensis BI429 genome:
- the gcvPA gene encoding aminomethyl-transferring glycine dehydrogenase subunit GcvPA, whose translation MHRYIPHTEKEINEMLKEIGINSIEELYINVPKTIDRYTLEDGKDEFTVKRELIKIANKNKVFSSENIFAGAGIYTHYIPAIVENLANNQKFVTAYTPYQAEVSQGTLQALFEYQTMMCELTGMEVANSSMYDGATALAEAILMAVRVNRKNKVLIASSISPEYIQTSKTYCTPQNILIEEVKWNNNGTINFEDLKSKIDENTTALVVGYPNFFGIVEDLKEIRETIPEKVMLIVVSEPVSLAILEAPGKLGADIVVGEGQALGITPNFGGPGIGFFTTLEKYIRKMPGRIIGETKDVDGKIGYVMVLQTREQHIRRAKATSNICSNHALMALTNAIYLSAMGPKGLREVAKMSYNAAHYLAEKLKEKGYSLIFDGPFFNEFVFNAGENYYEKWVEIAKDGVLGPIPLDKTLPNFKNCALACCTEVNTKESIDNLLRHF comes from the coding sequence ATGCACAGATATATTCCACATACAGAAAAAGAAATAAATGAAATGTTAAAAGAAATCGGCATCAATTCAATTGAGGAATTGTACATAAATGTTCCCAAAACAATTGATAGATATACTCTTGAAGATGGTAAAGATGAATTTACAGTAAAAAGAGAACTAATCAAGATTGCAAACAAAAACAAAGTATTTAGTTCTGAAAATATCTTTGCAGGAGCTGGTATTTACACCCACTATATTCCTGCTATTGTTGAGAATCTTGCAAACAATCAAAAATTTGTAACGGCATATACACCGTATCAAGCGGAAGTCTCACAAGGTACACTACAAGCATTATTTGAATACCAAACTATGATGTGTGAACTAACCGGTATGGAAGTAGCAAATTCATCGATGTACGACGGTGCTACTGCACTTGCAGAAGCAATACTTATGGCTGTAAGGGTTAATAGAAAAAATAAAGTTTTAATTGCAAGTTCGATTTCCCCGGAATACATTCAAACAAGTAAAACATATTGTACCCCACAAAATATTTTAATTGAAGAGGTTAAGTGGAATAATAATGGTACAATAAATTTTGAGGATTTAAAATCTAAGATAGATGAAAATACCACAGCTTTGGTAGTAGGATACCCAAATTTCTTTGGTATAGTTGAAGACTTAAAGGAAATTAGAGAAACAATTCCCGAAAAGGTTATGTTAATAGTTGTTAGTGAACCAGTATCATTGGCCATTTTAGAAGCACCTGGTAAACTTGGAGCAGATATTGTAGTTGGTGAAGGGCAAGCATTGGGAATTACTCCAAACTTTGGTGGCCCTGGTATTGGTTTTTTCACTACCCTGGAAAAATACATTAGGAAAATGCCAGGTAGAATCATAGGAGAAACAAAAGATGTAGATGGTAAAATCGGATATGTAATGGTTCTACAAACAAGAGAACAGCATATACGTCGAGCAAAAGCAACATCTAACATCTGTTCCAATCATGCTTTAATGGCTTTAACAAATGCTATATACCTTTCAGCAATGGGACCAAAAGGCCTTAGAGAGGTAGCAAAAATGTCGTATAATGCTGCTCATTACCTTGCAGAAAAACTTAAAGAAAAAGGATATTCTCTCATATTTGACGGTCCATTCTTTAATGAGTTTGTATTTAATGCAGGTGAAAATTACTACGAAAAATGGGTTGAGATAGCAAAAGATGGTGTTCTTGGCCCAATACCTTTAGATAAAACTCTTCCGAACTTTAAGAACTGTGCACTTGCATGTTGTACAGAAGTAAATACAAAAGAAAGTATCGACAATTTACTCAGACACTTCTAG
- a CDS encoding putative signal transducing protein yields the protein MIIEFYEIYSRFSTKKVDVKITLEMIIMWKKLTEVDGEINAKIIEGLLKTNNIECVLEIVSEPFPKAYFGSSTFFAIYVKENDFEIAKNLINPNPI from the coding sequence TTGATAATTGAATTTTATGAGATTTATTCGCGGTTTTCAACAAAAAAAGTAGATGTTAAAATTACATTGGAGATGATTATTATGTGGAAAAAATTAACTGAGGTTGATGGAGAGATAAATGCAAAAATAATAGAAGGATTACTAAAGACCAACAACATTGAATGTGTTTTAGAAATAGTTTCAGAACCATTTCCAAAAGCTTACTTTGGTTCTTCGACATTTTTCGCAATTTATGTAAAGGAAAACGATTTTGAAATTGCCAAAAATTTGATTAATCCCAATCCAATATAA
- the lnt gene encoding apolipoprotein N-acyltransferase, protein MIFIVISAILTSLSMPGFLWGGLIWFSLILFFKGLENKRFTFIYSFLFHFILYFISLYWVIPVLTSNLPDFFGRFSPFTGFLVFLLLCTIEALPFTVFGIFYGYFIDKIKGFLPKAFFVSSIYSIIEFLRGIGEMGFTGIRLSDALYKEVGIIQIVSLVGTIGLTFLVVFVNFTLYYKKISISKIIITLSMIYLFNWLIISVLPTNSANTPLVIVQTNMEQKVKYSKDETEILNYFTNILTSNTPNYLHIFPEAVFPDKDIRNSYIEEKIKMLSIKKPIILGFPTFNDNSKNSAAVYANGMYIGKYDKIKLFPFVEFLPYEKIFKKFQFLKGISYFSKGTDFKVFKINDYPDFGIQICFESYFSEISRKLSKNGAKFLIIISNDGWYKFTTAHIQHFSKSIFRAIENRRYVVQVSNTGISGVIDKYGRIVKIFPPMVEKYGIFNVQPNTEKTVYQRFGDWFVIVLILNAIFIPLIYRKRKNKLKGGKI, encoded by the coding sequence GTGATTTTTATTGTAATTTCAGCTATTTTAACATCATTATCAATGCCAGGGTTTTTGTGGGGCGGTTTGATTTGGTTTTCACTAATACTATTCTTTAAAGGATTAGAAAACAAAAGGTTTACTTTTATTTATTCCTTTTTATTTCATTTTATTTTATACTTTATCTCACTTTACTGGGTCATTCCTGTTTTGACATCAAACCTTCCGGATTTCTTTGGAAGATTTTCGCCCTTTACAGGATTCTTAGTTTTCCTTTTGTTGTGTACAATTGAAGCACTACCTTTTACAGTATTTGGTATATTTTATGGTTATTTTATTGACAAAATCAAAGGTTTTTTACCAAAAGCTTTTTTTGTATCATCCATATACTCAATTATAGAATTTCTTAGAGGAATTGGAGAAATGGGATTTACTGGCATTAGACTTTCAGATGCTTTATACAAGGAAGTTGGTATAATTCAGATTGTATCACTTGTTGGAACAATTGGTTTAACTTTTTTAGTGGTATTTGTAAATTTTACACTTTACTATAAAAAAATTTCTATTTCTAAGATTATAATAACCCTATCCATGATTTATCTTTTTAATTGGCTCATTATTTCCGTTCTTCCAACAAATTCTGCAAACACACCTTTGGTTATTGTACAGACAAACATGGAACAAAAAGTAAAATATTCAAAAGATGAAACAGAAATTCTCAATTATTTTACAAATATCTTGACCAGTAACACACCAAATTACTTACACATATTTCCCGAAGCAGTTTTTCCCGACAAAGATATAAGAAACTCGTATATAGAAGAAAAAATAAAAATGTTAAGCATTAAAAAACCGATAATCCTAGGTTTTCCAACTTTTAATGATAATTCAAAAAACAGTGCAGCAGTTTATGCAAATGGAATGTACATTGGAAAATATGACAAAATAAAACTTTTCCCATTTGTAGAATTTTTACCATACGAAAAAATTTTTAAAAAGTTCCAATTTCTAAAAGGCATATCTTACTTTTCAAAAGGAACAGATTTTAAAGTTTTTAAGATTAATGACTATCCGGATTTCGGTATTCAAATATGTTTTGAAAGCTATTTTTCAGAAATTTCAAGAAAACTTTCTAAAAATGGTGCCAAATTCCTTATAATCATTTCTAATGACGGCTGGTACAAATTTACAACGGCACATATCCAACATTTTTCAAAATCAATATTTAGAGCAATCGAAAATAGAAGATATGTTGTTCAAGTATCAAATACTGGAATAAGTGGCGTAATTGATAAATATGGAAGAATTGTCAAAATCTTCCCTCCAATGGTTGAAAAATATGGAATATTTAACGTACAACCAAATACCGAAAAAACAGTTTACCAAAGATTTGGTGACTGGTTTGTTATTGTTTTGATACTAAATGCAATTTTTATCCCTCTAATATATAGAAAAAGAAAAAATAAACTAAAAGGAGGAAAAATATGA
- the gcvT gene encoding glycine cleavage system aminomethyltransferase GcvT, translating to MKYTPLYEEHVKLGAKMVDFAGFNMPIQYTSIKDEVLAVRKNVGMFDVSHMGEVIVEGKDSTKFVDFLITNDFKNLKPGEIVYTAMCNENGGFVDDLLAYKISEEKAMLVINASNIEKDFSWMKKISESFDVTLENKSDEYVLIAVQGPNAQKTLQKITNVDLEQIGYYTFTEGNVLDIKAIISRTGYTGEDGFEIYTTDKDGIIKIWKKLLNLNVIPAGLGARDCLRLEASLLLYGNDMDETITPLEVGIKWAVKFEKDFMGKEALKRQLEEGTSRRLKGFKIIDKGIARHGYKVFKDGKEIGYVTSGTFSPTLNQAIGMALIEKGYKSGEIIEIEIRNKLVKAEIVKMPFYRGSVKSKKKG from the coding sequence ATGAAATATACACCATTATATGAAGAACACGTAAAGCTTGGAGCAAAAATGGTTGATTTTGCTGGATTTAACATGCCTATACAATACACAAGTATTAAAGATGAAGTATTAGCTGTTAGAAAAAATGTCGGTATGTTTGACGTTTCTCACATGGGGGAGGTAATAGTTGAAGGTAAAGATTCAACAAAATTTGTAGATTTTTTAATTACCAATGATTTTAAAAATCTAAAACCTGGTGAAATCGTATATACTGCCATGTGTAATGAAAACGGTGGATTTGTAGATGATTTACTTGCATACAAAATCTCAGAGGAAAAAGCTATGTTGGTAATCAACGCATCAAACATTGAAAAAGATTTTAGTTGGATGAAAAAAATTTCAGAATCATTTGACGTAACTCTTGAAAATAAATCTGATGAATATGTACTTATTGCTGTACAAGGTCCAAACGCTCAAAAAACATTACAAAAAATTACGAATGTTGATTTAGAACAAATAGGTTACTACACTTTTACAGAAGGAAATGTGCTGGATATCAAAGCTATAATATCTAGAACAGGATATACAGGAGAAGATGGATTTGAAATTTATACTACTGACAAAGATGGAATTATAAAAATATGGAAAAAACTTTTAAATTTAAACGTAATTCCTGCAGGATTGGGTGCAAGAGATTGTTTGAGATTAGAAGCTTCTCTATTACTATATGGAAACGATATGGATGAAACTATAACACCTCTTGAAGTAGGTATAAAATGGGCAGTGAAATTCGAAAAAGATTTTATGGGAAAAGAAGCACTCAAAAGACAATTGGAAGAAGGTACTTCTAGAAGACTAAAAGGATTTAAAATTATCGACAAGGGAATTGCAAGGCATGGATATAAAGTTTTTAAAGATGGAAAAGAAATTGGTTATGTTACAAGTGGAACTTTTTCTCCTACTTTAAATCAAGCAATTGGAATGGCCCTAATAGAGAAAGGATACAAATCTGGGGAAATAATCGAAATAGAAATAAGAAATAAATTAGTAAAAGCAGAAATTGTAAAAATGCCATTCTATAGAGGAAGCGTAAAATCTAAAAAGAAAGGATGA
- a CDS encoding class I SAM-dependent rRNA methyltransferase, with translation MKVFLKKNIKNRIRNGHPWIYENEIESYEENIKNGNIVDIFNHENFFIGKGYINFNSKIRIRILTRKNESIEKDFFKKRFISALKRRNTKENSFRVIFSEADNLPGLIVDKFDNYIVLEINTLGMERFKSLIIDTIVELFNPKGIFEKSNNSSREKEGLEKFSGWVYKNGPELIPFNLNGLKFFADTKGQKTGSFLDQRINAKSLKNFSKNKVCLDAFCYTGNFGMHMLLYGAKHVTFLDYSQRAIDIVNLIAKENGFKNYETIVGNAFDILKNFDKSSKYFDIVSIDPPSFAKKATNKQSAFKGYKEINLRAMRITKDNGLIATSSCTQVISEEEFEHILFSAGVDSGKLIRVIHRGDQPFDHPYVLNILETKYLKFRLLQIENIKE, from the coding sequence ATGAAAGTTTTTTTGAAAAAAAATATAAAAAATAGAATAAGAAATGGACATCCTTGGATATATGAAAATGAGATTGAAAGTTATGAAGAAAACATAAAAAATGGTAACATTGTTGATATATTTAATCATGAAAATTTCTTTATTGGAAAAGGATATATAAACTTTAACTCAAAAATTAGGATAAGAATATTAACCAGAAAAAATGAATCTATTGAAAAGGATTTTTTCAAAAAAAGATTTATTTCGGCATTAAAAAGAAGAAATACAAAAGAAAATAGTTTCAGGGTAATATTTTCAGAGGCAGATAATTTACCAGGTTTAATTGTTGATAAATTTGACAATTACATTGTATTAGAAATTAACACTTTGGGAATGGAAAGATTCAAAAGCTTAATAATTGATACAATAGTAGAATTATTCAATCCAAAGGGAATATTTGAAAAATCAAACAACTCATCAAGAGAAAAAGAAGGATTAGAAAAATTTTCTGGATGGGTTTATAAAAACGGACCAGAGTTAATTCCATTTAATTTAAATGGTTTAAAATTTTTTGCAGATACAAAAGGGCAAAAAACAGGATCATTTCTTGATCAAAGAATAAATGCAAAAAGTTTAAAAAACTTCTCCAAAAATAAAGTTTGTCTTGATGCATTTTGCTATACTGGAAATTTTGGAATGCATATGTTATTGTATGGTGCAAAACATGTAACATTTTTAGATTACTCTCAACGTGCAATAGATATAGTAAACTTAATAGCAAAAGAAAATGGCTTTAAAAATTACGAGACAATAGTTGGAAATGCCTTTGATATTCTCAAAAATTTTGACAAATCTTCAAAATACTTCGACATTGTCTCTATTGATCCTCCTTCCTTTGCAAAAAAGGCAACTAACAAACAAAGCGCATTTAAAGGATATAAAGAAATTAATCTCAGAGCTATGAGAATAACTAAAGACAATGGATTAATAGCAACTTCCTCGTGTACACAAGTAATTTCAGAAGAAGAATTTGAACATATCTTATTTTCCGCTGGAGTTGACTCTGGAAAATTAATAAGAGTTATCCATAGAGGTGATCAACCTTTTGATCATCCTTATGTTTTAAATATTCTTGAAACAAAATATTTAAAATTCAGATTACTTCAAATAGAAAATATAAAGGAGTAA
- the gcvPB gene encoding aminomethyl-transferring glycine dehydrogenase subunit GcvPB gives MTIFELSKEGRKAYNLPKNNIKDYGFDFPNHLMRGKEPRLPQVSELDIVRHYTNLAAKNYAVDVGFYPLGSCTMKYNPKINEKLASLEGFTMIHPCQPREVTQGALQLMYELKEMLCEISGMDDMTLIPSAGAHGELTGMLIARAYHLSRGDTKRKKAIVPDSAHGTNPASAMMAGFEVVELKSGKDGRIDLEELEKHLDDEVAVLLLTNPNTLGLFEKDIIKIAETVHKHGALLYYDGANLNAILGRTRPGDMGFDIVHLNLHKTFSTPHGMGGPGSGPVGVKKHLAKFLPIPEIIKESDVYKFNYNKSESIGFIRSFYGNFSVLVRAYVYIKTMGNDGLKKVGQMAVLNANYLRKKVSKIMDIAYPDMCMHEFVATCEKLTKETGVKALDIAKRLLDYGIHAPTMYFPLIVHEDFMIEPTETESKDTLDEFTKILEKIFIEAKENPELVKNAPYTTPVRRLDEASASRKPIVKYNFEEE, from the coding sequence ATGACAATTTTTGAACTATCAAAAGAGGGAAGAAAAGCATATAATCTACCAAAAAATAACATAAAAGATTATGGTTTTGATTTTCCAAATCATTTAATGAGGGGAAAGGAACCAAGACTACCTCAAGTTAGCGAATTGGATATAGTAAGACATTATACCAATCTTGCAGCAAAAAATTATGCGGTTGACGTAGGTTTTTATCCTTTAGGTTCTTGTACTATGAAGTATAATCCAAAAATTAATGAAAAACTTGCAAGCTTGGAAGGTTTTACTATGATTCATCCCTGTCAACCTAGAGAAGTTACACAGGGTGCTCTTCAATTAATGTACGAACTTAAAGAAATGTTATGTGAAATTTCTGGTATGGATGATATGACTTTAATACCGTCTGCCGGTGCTCATGGTGAACTAACTGGTATGTTAATCGCAAGAGCATATCATTTAAGCCGAGGAGACACAAAGAGAAAAAAAGCAATAGTACCAGATAGTGCGCATGGAACAAACCCAGCTTCTGCTATGATGGCAGGATTTGAAGTGGTTGAATTAAAATCTGGCAAAGATGGAAGAATAGATCTTGAAGAATTAGAAAAACATCTTGACGATGAAGTAGCTGTATTACTCTTGACTAACCCAAATACTTTGGGACTTTTTGAAAAAGATATTATAAAAATAGCTGAAACTGTTCATAAACATGGTGCTCTTCTATATTACGATGGTGCAAATTTAAATGCAATTTTAGGAAGGACAAGACCTGGCGATATGGGATTTGATATTGTCCATTTGAACCTCCACAAAACATTTAGTACACCACATGGAATGGGAGGACCCGGAAGCGGGCCAGTAGGTGTTAAAAAACATCTTGCAAAGTTCTTACCCATCCCTGAAATAATCAAAGAAAGTGATGTTTATAAATTTAACTATAACAAATCAGAAAGTATCGGTTTTATAAGAAGCTTTTATGGAAACTTTTCTGTCTTAGTTAGGGCATACGTATACATAAAAACTATGGGTAATGATGGATTAAAAAAGGTTGGTCAAATGGCAGTATTAAATGCAAACTATCTTAGAAAGAAAGTATCAAAAATTATGGACATTGCTTATCCAGATATGTGTATGCATGAGTTTGTTGCAACCTGCGAAAAACTAACTAAAGAAACAGGTGTAAAGGCTCTTGATATAGCAAAAAGGTTACTTGACTATGGAATACATGCTCCCACGATGTATTTTCCATTAATTGTTCACGAAGACTTTATGATAGAACCAACAGAAACTGAAAGCAAAGATACACTGGATGAATTTACAAAAATATTAGAAAAAATATTTATTGAAGCAAAAGAAAATCCAGAATTGGTAAAGAATGCACCGTATACCACTCCTGTAAGACGTCTTGACGAAGCTTCTGCATCCAGAAAACCAATAGTAAAATACAACTTTGAGGAGGAATAA
- a CDS encoding iron-containing alcohol dehydrogenase family protein, with translation MKFYLPTKIFFEDNYIQSIDEIKRLGDKFLIITGKSSKINKSLDELLKILNKLNKKYEIFDETLENPPKEMINNIIERYGKNWDVIVGLGGGSPMDTAKAVAVLCKNNISVEELYDSNKYNSAAKILCIPTTSGTGSEVTQYSVLTINNVKKGFKHDVIFPDVAILEPKYTLTLNKELTVSTALDALSHAIEAFLSLRANSFSDLYALKAIEIISLNLNNLVKDLGNYELRKKIMLASLYAGISIGITGTTIAHSLGYSLTTEKGIKHGLATAVFLPFEIEHSNSSKANKIKEILGDPLEFLKSLNILIKFSVNEREIEAWSQRVLNSSHVKVTPGNYDFSKIKETYKWLLEKSGLYGGNK, from the coding sequence ATGAAATTTTATCTTCCTACAAAGATCTTTTTCGAAGATAATTACATACAGTCAATAGATGAAATCAAAAGATTGGGAGATAAGTTTTTAATTATAACAGGAAAAAGCTCTAAAATTAATAAAAGCTTAGATGAGCTTTTGAAAATTCTAAATAAACTCAATAAAAAATACGAAATATTTGACGAAACATTAGAAAATCCCCCAAAAGAAATGATTAACAATATAATTGAAAGGTATGGTAAAAATTGGGATGTAATCGTTGGCCTTGGTGGAGGAAGTCCTATGGACACCGCCAAGGCCGTTGCTGTTCTATGTAAAAACAATATATCTGTAGAAGAGTTATATGATAGCAATAAATATAATTCTGCTGCAAAAATTTTATGTATCCCAACAACATCTGGTACAGGGAGTGAAGTTACACAATACTCTGTTTTAACAATTAACAATGTAAAAAAAGGATTTAAACATGACGTAATATTTCCAGATGTTGCTATTTTAGAACCAAAGTACACTTTAACACTCAATAAGGAACTAACTGTTTCAACCGCATTAGATGCTTTGTCTCATGCTATAGAAGCTTTTCTATCATTAAGAGCTAACTCATTTTCCGATCTTTATGCATTAAAGGCTATCGAAATAATATCACTTAACTTAAATAATTTAGTTAAAGATCTTGGAAACTATGAACTACGAAAGAAAATAATGTTGGCTTCTTTGTATGCGGGAATTTCAATTGGCATAACTGGAACCACTATTGCACATTCTCTTGGATACTCATTAACAACAGAGAAAGGAATTAAACATGGACTTGCTACTGCTGTTTTTTTACCATTTGAAATAGAACATTCAAATTCTTCAAAAGCAAACAAAATAAAAGAAATACTAGGTGATCCATTAGAGTTTCTAAAATCACTTAATATTCTTATTAAATTTTCCGTTAACGAAAGAGAAATTGAAGCTTGGTCACAGAGGGTATTAAATTCTTCACATGTTAAGGTAACACCAGGAAATTATGACTTTTCAAAAATAAAAGAAACTTATAAATGGCTACTTGAAAAATCTGGACTATACGGAGGTAATAAATGA
- a CDS encoding nicotinate phosphoribosyltransferase produces the protein MKRLHPKVFKIPIDKIRMGYYSDKYFTRYVEILKKDNHHPTVYYQFFPRQDATICGIDEALAILKYCTGYYKDEEKAKEIFSEMLQIDKKMQSLSLQGDVKEIIKLTEKKWNLRLRLNDLWINKWEEIEVRAAFDGDEIKEGKPILTIEGDPTYFGYLETVLLGVIARASSTATAVKKVVKAANGKPILFFSARFDHYWVQATDGYAALKAGAFGVSTDANADYWGIESMGTIPHALIAAYNGQTDIASIAFDKYMPKHVNRIFLVDWDNDVINTTFKVVKSFYEYITGKEFILGKTDPSEIIGEGKNKIWGVRFDTSGSLRDKSVIPKDESSFGVCPELVWRARNEFDKVGLNNLKIVVSGGFDEKKIELFEKLQVPADVYGVGSKLLKKKIDITADIVEVNGKHCAKVGRKKEDNSHLKIVPKKFWENEQ, from the coding sequence ATGAAGAGATTGCATCCTAAAGTATTTAAAATTCCAATAGATAAAATCAGAATGGGGTACTACTCAGACAAATATTTTACAAGATATGTAGAAATACTAAAAAAAGATAATCACCACCCAACAGTTTATTATCAATTTTTCCCAAGACAAGATGCAACAATATGTGGTATTGACGAAGCGCTTGCAATTTTAAAATATTGTACAGGATATTACAAAGACGAAGAAAAGGCAAAAGAAATCTTTTCAGAAATGCTACAAATAGACAAGAAAATGCAATCTCTATCTCTTCAAGGAGATGTAAAGGAAATAATAAAACTAACAGAAAAAAAATGGAATTTAAGACTTAGATTAAACGACCTGTGGATCAACAAATGGGAAGAAATTGAGGTAAGAGCTGCTTTTGATGGTGATGAAATAAAAGAAGGAAAACCTATTCTAACAATTGAAGGTGACCCAACATATTTTGGATATCTTGAAACTGTACTACTTGGTGTAATAGCAAGAGCTTCGAGTACTGCAACAGCTGTAAAAAAAGTTGTAAAAGCCGCAAATGGAAAACCTATATTATTTTTCAGTGCAAGGTTTGACCATTATTGGGTTCAAGCTACAGACGGTTATGCTGCACTAAAAGCAGGTGCATTTGGCGTGTCTACAGATGCAAATGCCGATTACTGGGGAATTGAATCGATGGGTACAATTCCACATGCTTTAATTGCAGCATATAACGGACAAACAGATATTGCCTCAATTGCCTTTGATAAGTACATGCCCAAGCATGTAAACAGAATTTTCTTAGTTGATTGGGATAATGATGTAATAAACACCACCTTTAAAGTAGTTAAAAGTTTTTATGAATACATAACAGGAAAAGAATTTATACTAGGAAAAACAGATCCTTCAGAAATAATTGGCGAAGGAAAAAACAAAATTTGGGGTGTAAGATTTGATACTTCAGGAAGTCTACGTGATAAATCCGTAATCCCCAAAGATGAAAGTTCGTTTGGAGTTTGTCCGGAATTAGTCTGGAGAGCAAGGAATGAATTTGACAAAGTTGGATTAAATAATTTGAAAATAGTAGTTTCAGGAGGCTTTGATGAAAAGAAAATTGAATTATTTGAAAAACTTCAAGTTCCAGCTGATGTCTATGGAGTAGGTTCAAAATTATTAAAGAAAAAAATAGATATCACTGCAGATATAGTAGAAGTTAATGGAAAACATTGCGCAAAAGTTGGACGTAAAAAAGAAGATAATTCCCATTTAAAAATTGTTCCTAAAAAATTTTGGGAAAATGAACAATAG